A genome region from Flavobacterium sp. CFS9 includes the following:
- a CDS encoding SDR family NAD(P)-dependent oxidoreductase — protein MKKTVLITGATSGIGKATAQILAKNNYKVVLCGRRIERLNELEKELSEFTEVHSLAFDVRDKKDVLEKIASLPVSFSDIDVLINNAGNAHGLDPIQTGDLDDWDAMIDINVKGLLYVSKAVIPIMTAKKSGHIINIGSTAAKEVYPNGNVYCGSKHAVDAITAGMRIDLNPFGIRVGGIHPGMVATEFSEVRFKGDVERASNVYKGFDPLQAEDIADIIHFVVSRPYHVNIADLVVMSTAQASSTIVKRE, from the coding sequence ATGAAAAAAACAGTTTTAATTACTGGAGCCACAAGCGGAATTGGAAAAGCAACCGCGCAAATACTGGCTAAAAATAATTATAAAGTAGTACTTTGTGGAAGACGTATCGAGCGTTTAAACGAACTCGAAAAAGAACTTTCGGAGTTTACGGAAGTACATTCTTTAGCATTTGATGTTCGGGATAAAAAGGATGTTCTTGAGAAAATCGCTTCTCTTCCTGTATCCTTTTCAGATATTGATGTTTTGATTAATAATGCCGGAAATGCTCATGGTTTAGATCCGATTCAAACCGGTGATTTAGACGATTGGGACGCCATGATTGATATCAATGTGAAGGGACTTTTGTATGTTTCAAAAGCGGTGATTCCGATAATGACAGCCAAAAAATCAGGTCATATTATAAACATTGGTTCAACAGCTGCAAAAGAAGTGTATCCGAACGGGAATGTATATTGCGGCAGTAAACATGCCGTTGATGCGATTACGGCCGGAATGCGAATCGATTTAAATCCTTTCGGAATCAGAGTTGGAGGAATTCATCCCGGTATGGTCGCAACCGAATTTAGTGAAGTACGTTTTAAAGGAGATGTTGAAAGAGCTTCAAATGTGTATAAAGGTTTTGATCCGCTACAAGCAGAAGATATTGCAGATATCATTCACTTTGTAGTTTCAAGACCGTATCACGTTAATATTGCTGATTTAGTGGTCATGAGTACGGCGCAAGCTTCATCGACAATTGTTAAAAGAGAGTAA